One Mycolicibacterium doricum genomic window, GTGTGCACATTGGTGCCGGAGAGCCCGTAGGAGGAGACGGCGGCGCGCCGGGGCTGTTGGTTACCGAGCGGCCAGGGGGTGATCTCCCGCGGAATGAACAGCTTGGTGCTGATGCGTGCCATCTCGTCGGGCATGCGTGTGTAGTGCAGGTTCTGCGGCACGGTTGCGTGCTGCAGGGACAGGATCGCTTTCATCATGCCGACGGCGCCCGAGGCGGACTGGCCGTGGCCGAAGTTGGTCTTCACCGCACCGAGGGCGCACGGCGCGTCGACGCCGTACACCTGCGCGAGGCCGGCGTACTCGATCGGGTCACCGACCGGGGTTCCGGTGCCGTGCGCCTCGACCATGCCCACCGTCGCGGGATCCATGCCGGCAGCGGCCAGTGCGGCCCGGTAGACCGAGACCTGCGCATCGCGGGACGGCGTGGCGATGTTGACCGTATGACCGTCCTGGTTGGCGGCCGAACCCTTGACCACGGCAAGGATGCGGTCCCCGTCACGCTCGGCGTCCGCGAGCCGCTTGAACATGAGGATCACCGAAGCCTCGCCGGAGACGAACCCGTCGGCGTCCACGTCGAAGGCGTGGCAGTGGCCGGTCGGCGAGAGCATCCCCTGAGCTGAGCCGGAGGACATCTTGCGCGGCTCCAGCATGATCGAGACCCCACCGGCGAGCGCCATGTCGCTCTCGCCGTCGTGCAGGCTGCGGCAGGCCATGTGGACGGCCAGAAGGCTCGACGAGCAGGCAGAGTCGACGGTGTACGCGGGACCATGCAAGCCCATGGCGTAGGAGATGCGGCCGGAGGCGAGGCTGTAGTTGTTGCCGGTGAAGCCGTAGGGTCCTTCGATGGCGTTGGCGTCGGCGGCCACGAGCTGGTAGTCACCGTGCGTCATACCGATGAAGACACCGGTCAGTGATTCGTTCAGGGTGCCGGGATCCATGCCGGCGTGCTCGACGGCTTCCCAGGCAGTCTCGAGTAGTAGCCGGTGCTGCGGGTCGATGGCTGTCGCTTCACGCTCGCTGATACCGAAGAACTCGGCATCGAAGCCGGCCACGTCGTCGAGGAAGGCGCCCCACTTCGACACCGATCGTCCCGGTACGCCGGGCTCGGGGTCGTAGAACTCCTCGGCATCCCACCGGTCCAGCGGGACCTCGGCGACGAAGTCGTCGCCGCGCAGCAGCGCCTCCCATAACCGCTCAGGGGAGTCGATTCCCCCGGGCAGCCGGCAGGCCATTCCGATGATGGCGATGGGAGTGACCGGTGCATCGACCACGTGTACAAACCTCTTCTGGGAACGGGATACGTGAAGTGTCGGGACGGCTTGAAAATCGATAGGTTCGCAAATTCAGCACTTCTCGGCGTGCTCCGTCCGCTCCCCTCTACGTCTCTACGGCGTTCGTTGGCGCCGAGTCGGAGCGTAACCGCTAGAGCCGACTCAGGTGCACGTACCGAGCAAATCTTTCTAGGCTGTGGCCAAATCAATGTTCGCGGCCAAAACGTTACACGAGCAAGGTCAACACCGCAGTCTCACGTACCTGCAGTGCCTATGAACTGCGGTTATTCCGCTATTTGACATTGGTGTCGAACTTGGCGCTTTCTTGGGTTCTTCTCATGTTCTTCGCTATGCAAAAAGTCAGCAAACTTTAAAGGGAAGCTATTGTCGTTGCTGTAAATGAATCGACAGTGCCAAATCCTGATGGTCAGCCGGACGGCATCCGGCGTGGCCGATCTTGTTTGAGCAGCCCACAGCGTATTTGCGCGGTCAACATCACCGTGGCCGGGCAGACGGTCGGCGGACGGCCCTCGGTGTGCTGATTCTGTGCGCAAGGCAGCACTTGTGGGCAATGGCAACCCGGGGGTGAATAACAACGTTGTCGCGATTGCCGCCATCGGCAGAGGCGTTCAGACCCTGACGCGCCACCGTCCGCGAAGCCGCTAGCCCGTCAGGGTAAGAACGTTTTCCCTTGGCGCGCAAAGGCTTCCAAGGAGAACATCCGTCGTCAGCAATTCTGGTGAGATGGCCCACAACCGGTCCCCGAGGGATGCACAGGAGGGGATTGGCGACCCTACCCGGCAATCGGTTTGGGACGGCCAGCAGGAGGCCGAGGTTGCCGTCGCGACGCCGTTGGCCGACGACGCGATCTCCGCGTCGAGAAACGGGATGTCGCCCTCCCGTGTACGCCCCGCCTCCAAGTGACGGCCGGAGAACGGCTGAGAGGTTCCTCAGGGGTATGGATGTGCCCAGGGGTATCGATGTGCCCACACCACGAGTTGATTGAACAGATTGTTATCGAACGTCAACGGCCAGGTCAGGCCCCGGACCAGTGAGCGGCGTCGAGGATCTGGCGGGCGGCCAGCGCCGGGGTAAGTTCACCGTCGCGAACCTGACGTTCCACCTCGGCGCGGATTCGGCGCACCTCGGGATGGGTCAGCACGCGGTCGAGGACCGCGTCACGGACCATCGACCAGGTCCACTCGACCTGCTGCGTACGCCGACGGCTCTCGAACTGCCCCGCTTCGCGCAGCACGTCGCGATGTTGGAGCACCTTGTCCCACAGCTCACGCACCCCCTCGTCGTGCAGTGCGCTCATCGTCAGCACCGGCGGGCGCCACAGCGTCTCGCGGGGATAGATCAGCCGCAATGCGGCGGTCAGCTCACGGGCCGCGGACTTCGCCTCCGTGGCGTGCTCGCCGTCGGCCTTGTTCACAACGACGATGTCGGCGAGTTCGAGCACGCCCTTCTTGATGCCCTGCAGCTGGTCACCGGTGCGGGCCAGCGTCAGGAACACGAACGTGTCGACCATGTTCGCCACCGTCACCTCGGACTGTCCCACGCCGACGGTCTCGACCAGGACCACGTCGTATCCGGCTGCCTCGAGCAGCACGATCGTCTCGCGGGTGGCCTTTGCCACCCCGCCGAGAGTGCCCGAGGTGGGTGACGGGCGGATGTAGGCGTCGGGATGTACGGCGAGCCTGGCCATCCGCGTCTTGTCCCCGAGGATCGAGCCGCCCGTCCGGGTCGACGACGGATCCACCGCCAGCACCGCGACCCGGTGCCCCTGCTCGACGAGGTACATGCCAAGCGCTTCGATCGCGGTCGATTTCCCGACGCCCGGCACCCCGGTGATGCCCACGTGCATCGATTCCCCCGCCTGCGGCATCAGCTCCAGCAGCAGCTCCTGCGCCCGCTCGCGGTGGTCGGCGCGGGCCGACTCGACAAGCGTGATCCCCTTCGCCAGTGCGGACCGGTCACCGCTGCGGATCGCTGCGGACAGCTCGGCGACGGTCGGAACCGGCATGTCAGGCGGTCAGGTCGTAGCCGAGCCGCTCGGCGAGCTTGTGCAGCAGCCCCGTAGCGGCGTCGGCGATCACGGTTCCCGGCGGGAAGATGGCCGCGGCACCGGCAGCGCGGAGCTCATCGAAGTCGCCGGGCGGAATCACCCCGCCGACGACCACCATGATGTCGGGCCGGCCCACCGCGGCCAGCGCGTCGCGGAGCGCGGGTACCAGCGTCAGGTGCCCAGCGGCCAGCGACGAGACGCCTACGACGTGGACGTCGTTGTCGGCGGCCTGCTGGGCAACCTCGTCGGGTGTGGAGAACAACGACCCCACATCGACGTCGAACCCGATGTCCGCGAACGCCGTGGCGATGACCTTCTGGCCGCGGTCGTGGCCGTCCTGCCCCATCTTGGCCACCAGGATGCGGGGCCTGCGGCCGTCGGCCTCGGCGAACTTTTCCACGAGTTCGGTGGCGGACGCCATGTTCGTGGCCTTCCCGGCTTCGTCGCGGTAGACGCCCGAGATCGTGCGGATCTCGGCGACGTGGCGGCCGTAGACCTTCTCCAGCGCGTCGGAGATCTCCCCCACGGTCGCCTTGGCACGTGCGGCGTTGATCGCCAGCGCCAACAGATTGTTGCCCAGCCCGTCCTCACCGGCCGGCCCCTGTGCCCCTGCCGCCCGAGTCAGCTCGTCGAGCGCCGTGCGGGTGGCGTCCTCGTCGCGTTCGGCGCGCAACTGCTCCAGCTTGGCGAGTTGCTCGGCACGGACCCGGCTGTTCTCGACCTTGAGCACCTCGATCTCGTGGTCCTCGGTCACCTGGTACTTGTTGACGCCGATCACGGTCTGTGCACCCGAGTCGATGCGCGCCTGGGTGCGAGCCGCGGCCTCCTCGATGCGCAGCTTCGGGATGCCCTCGCTGATCGCCTGTGCCATTCCACCATGCGCGACGACCTCGCCGATGTGCATCCGCGCCGCGGTGGCCAGCTGGTGGGTCAGCCATTCGACGTAGTACGACCCGCCCCACGGGTCGATCGGCCGGGTGGTGCCAGACTCCTGCTGCAGCAGCAGCTGGGTGTTGCGGGCGATGCGGGCCGAGAAGTCGGTCGGCAGCGCCAGCGCCTCGTCGAGGGCGTTGGTGTGTAGCGACTGCGTGTGCCCCTGGGTGGCGGCCATCGCCTCGATGCAGGTGCGCGCCACGTTGTTGAAGGGATCCTGCGCGGTGAGCGACCAGCCCGAGGTCTGCGAGTGGGTGCGCAGCGACAGCGACTTCTCGTTCTTC contains:
- the meaB gene encoding methylmalonyl Co-A mutase-associated GTPase MeaB — its product is MPVPTVAELSAAIRSGDRSALAKGITLVESARADHRERAQELLLELMPQAGESMHVGITGVPGVGKSTAIEALGMYLVEQGHRVAVLAVDPSSTRTGGSILGDKTRMARLAVHPDAYIRPSPTSGTLGGVAKATRETIVLLEAAGYDVVLVETVGVGQSEVTVANMVDTFVFLTLARTGDQLQGIKKGVLELADIVVVNKADGEHATEAKSAARELTAALRLIYPRETLWRPPVLTMSALHDEGVRELWDKVLQHRDVLREAGQFESRRRTQQVEWTWSMVRDAVLDRVLTHPEVRRIRAEVERQVRDGELTPALAARQILDAAHWSGA
- the scpA gene encoding methylmalonyl-CoA mutase; amino-acid sequence: MTANDLAGTPAPAAPGVRSFADVPLHGEHTGAPPNDAAVADHIAAAAAAHGYTPEQLDWVTPEGIDVKPVYVAADRAAAAAAGYPLDSFPGAPPFLRGPYPTMYVNQPWTIRQYAGFSTAAESNAFYRRNLAAGQKGLSVAFDLATHRGYDSDHPRVQGDVGMAGVAIDSILDMRQLFDGIDLSSVSVSMTMNGAVLPILALYVVAAEEQGVPPEKLAGTIQNDILKEFMVRNTYIYPPTASMRIISDIFGYTSAKMPKFNSISISGYHIQEAGATADLELAYTLADGVEYIKAGLDAGLSIDRFAPRLSFFWGIGMNFFMEVAKLRAGRLLWSELVADFDPKNEKSLSLRTHSQTSGWSLTAQDPFNNVARTCIEAMAATQGHTQSLHTNALDEALALPTDFSARIARNTQLLLQQESGTTRPIDPWGGSYYVEWLTHQLATAARMHIGEVVAHGGMAQAISEGIPKLRIEEAAARTQARIDSGAQTVIGVNKYQVTEDHEIEVLKVENSRVRAEQLAKLEQLRAERDEDATRTALDELTRAAGAQGPAGEDGLGNNLLALAINAARAKATVGEISDALEKVYGRHVAEIRTISGVYRDEAGKATNMASATELVEKFAEADGRRPRILVAKMGQDGHDRGQKVIATAFADIGFDVDVGSLFSTPDEVAQQAADNDVHVVGVSSLAAGHLTLVPALRDALAAVGRPDIMVVVGGVIPPGDFDELRAAGAAAIFPPGTVIADAATGLLHKLAERLGYDLTA